A stretch of Lysinibacillus agricola DNA encodes these proteins:
- a CDS encoding sodium:solute symporter family protein, whose protein sequence is MNVALIVIIGSIILSFYLVIKAKKGKDMDLEQWTVGGRGFGAIFMFLLIAGEAFTITTFLGSSGQSYSNGGAALFIMCYGTLAYVISYFILPKIWQNAKQNKLVSQSDFFVTKYNSPYLGVLVAIIGVIAMIPYFIIQLNGLGIIVSQASYGTISPNIAICIGAIVITVYVLISGIHGSAWTAVVKDFLLLFIVVFLGIYLPIHYYGGIGEMFEAIQEARPGFLALPESGQNPSWFLTTVLISSLGFYMWPHLFSATYSAQNAKVFRKNAILMPLYQLVLLFIFFIGSSAILIIPGLQGKEVDLILLKLSAQTFDPWFVGLVGAGGIFAALVPGSMLLMNASTMLAKNVYKVLKPETSEEQISKIAKYLVPVIAGVSLYLSIYGGKTIVALLVMGYSLVTQLFPALLFSLSKNNFVTKQGAFAGISIGVLTVAYISLTNTTIGMLFPFLPQVIKDFNVGIIALGINVLVLVVVSLVTRGNYVQSKVTEETEGS, encoded by the coding sequence ATGAATGTAGCACTTATTGTTATTATTGGCTCTATCATCTTGTCGTTTTATCTCGTGATAAAAGCAAAAAAGGGAAAAGATATGGATCTTGAACAATGGACAGTAGGAGGAAGGGGATTTGGGGCCATTTTTATGTTCCTACTGATAGCAGGTGAAGCCTTTACAATTACTACATTCCTTGGTTCAAGTGGCCAATCATATAGTAACGGTGGTGCTGCACTTTTTATTATGTGCTACGGTACCCTAGCCTATGTAATCTCCTATTTCATTTTGCCAAAGATTTGGCAGAATGCTAAGCAAAACAAACTTGTATCCCAGTCAGATTTTTTTGTTACTAAATATAATAGTCCTTACTTAGGAGTATTAGTCGCTATTATTGGTGTGATTGCAATGATCCCTTATTTCATTATTCAATTGAATGGGTTAGGAATCATCGTTTCACAAGCTTCATATGGTACGATTTCGCCAAATATAGCAATTTGTATCGGAGCGATTGTCATAACCGTTTATGTTCTAATTTCAGGTATTCATGGATCAGCATGGACAGCTGTTGTAAAAGATTTTTTACTGTTATTTATTGTGGTGTTTCTAGGAATCTATCTTCCGATTCATTATTATGGTGGAATTGGTGAAATGTTTGAAGCTATTCAAGAGGCTAGACCGGGTTTTCTTGCCCTACCTGAAAGTGGACAAAATCCATCATGGTTTTTAACAACCGTGTTAATCTCGTCTCTTGGTTTCTATATGTGGCCACATCTTTTTAGTGCAACTTATTCTGCTCAAAATGCAAAGGTTTTCAGAAAAAATGCCATATTGATGCCCCTTTATCAGTTGGTATTGTTATTTATCTTTTTCATTGGGTCTAGTGCGATTTTGATAATTCCAGGCCTTCAAGGAAAGGAAGTTGATCTCATCCTGCTCAAATTATCTGCACAAACGTTTGATCCATGGTTTGTGGGGTTAGTTGGGGCAGGTGGCATCTTTGCAGCTCTAGTTCCTGGATCAATGCTTTTAATGAACGCATCCACAATGCTAGCAAAAAATGTTTACAAAGTATTGAAACCTGAGACATCAGAGGAACAAATATCGAAAATAGCAAAATATTTGGTTCCCGTTATTGCAGGAGTATCACTTTATCTATCGATTTATGGCGGGAAAACCATTGTAGCCTTACTAGTAATGGGATATAGCCTTGTAACTCAATTATTCCCAGCGTTATTATTCAGTTTGTCAAAAAATAACTTTGTTACAAAACAGGGGGCTTTTGCTGGAATTTCTATCGGAGTATTAACGGTCGCATATATTTCGCTTACAAATACAACTATAGGTATGCT
- a CDS encoding DUF3311 domain-containing protein, whose protein sequence is MKWIKLLAILPFIGFISGALFANKVTPFVLGLPFFAFWCSLWVILTSVIMAIVYRFDPDNKEGDMR, encoded by the coding sequence TTGAAATGGATAAAATTATTAGCGATACTTCCTTTCATCGGTTTTATAAGTGGGGCACTTTTTGCTAACAAGGTTACACCATTTGTTTTAGGGTTGCCGTTCTTTGCATTTTGGTGTTCACTTTGGGTTATTCTTACATCAGTTATTATGGCAATCGTTTACCGTTTTGATCCTGATAATAAAGAAGGTGATATGAGATGA